The following proteins come from a genomic window of Triticum aestivum cultivar Chinese Spring chromosome 6A, IWGSC CS RefSeq v2.1, whole genome shotgun sequence:
- the LOC123131156 gene encoding uncharacterized protein has protein sequence MEFVDIPTKHFLEQFVALFGLAPPVVCWRPAPEGLYIVGVQVNHGPADRVPHVYYEAAGATIPEAEQAACLMVIHAVAAERNVEIRDINYYHLGYLQHQVEDLRKKLMEAEHLCAELMNIVRSSESEVAFLERLTHRFYRRIRCLRDTVAALQHGGGGSSSGSV, from the coding sequence ATGGAGTTTGTTGACATCCCAACCAAGCATTTTCTGGAGCAGTTTGTGGCGCTGTTCGGACTTGCTCCACCAGTTGTCTGTTGGAGGCCTGCTCCTGAGGGATTGTACATTGTGGGGGTTCAGGTTAACCATGGTCCTGCGGACAGGGTTCCTCACGTGTACTATGAAGCTGCAGGAGCCACTATCCCTGAGGCGGAGCAGGCAGCCTGCCTGATGGTGATCCACGCCGTAGCTGCCGAACGTAATGTGGAAATTAGGGATATTAACTACTACCACCTAGGGTACCTGCAGCATCAGGTGGAGGATCTGCGCAAGAAGCTGATGGAGGCCGAGCATCTTTGTGCTGAACTGATGAACATTGTCCGCTCCAGCGAGAGTGAGGTTGCTTTTCTAGAGCGCCTCACTCACAGGTTCTATCGTCGCATTCGCTGCCTGAGGGACACTGTGGCTGCACTGCAGCATGGTGGTGGCGGAAGTTCCAGCGGCAGTGTGTGA